A stretch of DNA from Misgurnus anguillicaudatus chromosome 15, ASM2758022v2, whole genome shotgun sequence:
GGTCCTTAGGATGCAAAACACTGATTTTCGAATTAATTGGAATGAAATCTACCGATGGAGACAAAAAGTTTAGCTTTTTATTACTTGTGTCAAATTATGATGTTGCAAAATCAGTGTTGTGCATTTGTCCGCCCCTTTTGATTGCCATGGTATAATCTGTCCTGATTATTGGCTGTTTTAAAACAATCAGCAAATGTCCGATAGTgggaaaaaatactttaatcTGCCGGTATCGATTATAGGTCGATGCATCCCTAGTACACTGTCAGAacaaggtacaaaagttgtctcTGGtgcagtaccttttaaaaaggtcctaccATTTTGATACAGATGTGTACCTTTTTAAggaaccaatatgtacctctaaggtaccaatgtatttttttattaagtgtataaatgtatttttagtgTAGATCAAGTTTCCAACTACACATTTatgtgcatgtttgttttttctatGATTCTGAAATGTAATTCTTTTCATCATATTCATGTTGTATACATCTCATTTTGTTGTGTAGGATAAAGATCAACGGAGTCTTGATATGGACACAGCAAAATCCATGTTGGCGCTGCTGCTCGGTAGGACATGGCCTCTGTTCCCTGTGTTTCATCAGTTCCTGGAGGTTTGTCATTTATCATTTAAACAGTGATCATTTACTGAAAAAGttttgtcatttactcacccttatgcttTTCCAAACATTGTGCATTTGaagttgttaaaatgtaaatactatGTCTTTAAAACTGTAGttctcatttaaaaataatgtgcaGTTAGGTGCTGTGACTTACAGAAGTGTTTTTCTACACTTTTTTCGCCCCTAGCAGTCTAAGTATAAAGTCATGAACAAGGACCAGTGGTACAACGTCTTAGAGTTTAGCCGTACAGTTAATGCGGACCTCAGCAACTATGATGAAGATGGAGCCTGTAAGTTTAATGGTTTTCTTGTCATgtgtcaatttttttttctttaatcgCATCTTACATCATGATTGACTCTCCTTGCAGGGCCGGTGATGTTGGATGAATTTGTGGATTGGCATAAAGCCAGATCTGCATTATAGCACAACCGGGCCAAGAACTCGAGACCTCCGGATGAGTTTGAAGAGTTTTTGTTTGCTCTCAAGGACTGCTGACCTCAACATGTCCAACGCTGAACAGACACAGAGACTTTTACAGTGTTTAAACGGATAAAGACATTGAGaattcacaaaacaaaatgggaaatatttttcatattcTTGCAACTGTTATATTTCCAGTGTTGTATGTCTGAGAAGAGAAAGTCTGTTTGTAATTTTTTCTTTTCGAGTTTTACTTTGTTTATAGTGttttgaaaatcaaataaataaagcagCTGTATGTAAGTTGATTATTGTTTTGAACAATATTGGCATTTTTCAACGTTATTTAAAGTTTAACTCGCTTAACCTAATATTTGAGGTAGTCACATTCTTAGTAtatgcataaaaataaatacaaataaaatactacAAATTAATAAACAGATAAAAGGTaacttatttaaaatatatatttttattaattttgttaACATCCAATGCTgatacaaaaaaatgacaggGTGTTAATGTACATAAAATAATGattgatctgtgtgtgtgcgtgtcaaAACTGACTATCGCTTATTTGACAGTCAAGTCTCCAAATGGCAAAATGCATATAGTCAGTTTGGTCAAGCACAGAACGGAAGTTAACTTTGGGACAGGCACATAACCATGGTAAAGTTTATAACCatataaactttattatatatattaactTATATAGCTGAAATTACCGTCAACACTTACTTTACCTTGGCAGAGTTTGACATTTACCGAATTGACACCGACTATTTCGGATAACAGGAAATCATGTTTTCAGCTatacaagatttttttacagaaatgaCTCATTGTCATGAATCACAAGATATTACATGCTGCCATAATATAATacccagacagcagacaacTTTGGGCTAGACCCACATTGGAGCTGCTGATTTCGGCATGGCTCCGGCCTAAAGACGTCTGGGTATTATATTGTTATGGCATATCACATCTGTGGTCCACTGCAATGagttaataattattaaaataaccaGTGGTGGATATGTGAACCaaaaaggtttatgataaaagattaCTCATGAGAGTGAGAATCTGACAAACGCGAGCGTCAATTTTATCTCAAACTCAGtagacgcatgtgcagcaggcacctattttgacaagacgcgtGATGCACGTGGtcacatgacgggctaaatacatgtgaCAAGTTTCGCATCATGCGCCcttaaaaaagaagtcactggccaccactgaaaatataactttataaaattaaaaaatgaccTGCATCAAATGTACCTGCAAGTATATAATCACCAAGACGGACGGCAGTGGGCCGGACCCGCACCGGATGCCCTGCTTTAGGCCCGGATCTGGTGCAGTTCTGGCCCGGGGTCGTCTGCTGTCTGTCTTTATATTCATACAGTTTATCCTGTGAATGTTTTAATTCATCATGAAGGCATTAGAAAGTAACGATTTATTAAGCTGACTGGCTGTCGGTTGATTCTTTGACTGGTTTAAAGTCTGTAAACTCCGCCTCTTTCATAATAGCATCGAGTCGAGTCAGTGACTTTGTTCTCAGTCTTGGCCTGACCTCATTTTCACCTTCGACCTCAGAGTCTTTTATGTGACCGTATCGATTCCCATCCTCATCGTAGTTGTACACTTTAATGACACGCATCTTTTTCTTTGGATGTGGACTAAGTACTGTTTTGAATTCTTGCTGTTGTTCTTCACGACTCTGAAGTTGGTTTGAGTCGTCCTTCGTGTCATCTGCAAGTTCATTTTCTGTGGCATCTACATCATCCCGTCTCTCGCTTTCCTTATTAACCGAATCTTCATGCATTCGGCATCCCACTATATCCACAGTGTCTTCTCCAGTATCTGGGTTTATATAAAAGTGTACTCTTTCAAATTCAGCTGGTTGTGTTTTTGTGGTGGGCTCTAGGTCGTCATTTTCACTGGTGAGATTGTGTCGGCCTTTCCTACGAGGCATGCGGGCCATCGTcacttttaaacactttatCACGTAGGATCGACTAAAAGCACCAAGTGTGAAGGCCACGAAAAAGGTCACGATAACTGAGGATGTCACAGCTGCTACAAAATCCCCTTCTGTCACCCGTCTGTCATCATAAACCTCTGCCTTTCTGTTCTTTCTTAGTCGTTCCTTGATATTAGGGTTAACACCCACTACATTAACTCTAAATGGCGAGATTGTTCTGCCAGTTTCATCCTGACGTACACAGAAATAGAGACCATCATGGCTGCTGGTGACCTTTGAAATCCTCAAACTGCCATTGGATGTTTCCACAGGATCCTTGTTGGGATGGTTAAAGTCCTTAAACAATCCAAAAGGCGTCTGCCACCAATGCACCACATCTGCAACATTGaccatatttacacatttaattttttattctgGTTGAGTTATT
This window harbors:
- the LOC129419523 gene encoding uncharacterized protein, producing MELGSSSLLNVFLIWNALYVSSFIYKTTAHSGNTKLLPLQVTTINSVYSYPGQTLELKCTHDGNEDVVHWWQTPFGLFKDFNHPNKDPVETSNGSLRISKVTSSHDGLYFCVRQDETGRTISPFRVNVVGVNPNIKERLRKNRKAEVYDDRRVTEGDFVAAVTSSVIVTFFVAFTLGAFSRSYVIKCLKVTMARMPRRKGRHNLTSENDDLEPTTKTQPAEFERVHFYINPDTGEDTVDIVGCRMHEDSVNKESERRDDVDATENELADDTKDDSNQLQSREEQQQEFKTVLSPHPKKKMRVIKVYNYDEDGNRYGHIKDSEVEGENEVRPRLRTKSLTRLDAIMKEAEFTDFKPVKESTDSQSA